The following proteins are encoded in a genomic region of Magnolia sinica isolate HGM2019 chromosome 1, MsV1, whole genome shotgun sequence:
- the LOC131244427 gene encoding uncharacterized protein LOC131244427, which produces MWCSHNGFQDLIQHVWSVPTVGNPIQIIIAKRKAVKQALKQWNKNIFGNIFTQIQSTVLDLNRSEATALDAPSLAAKQDIQKLWDSFSCMESYEEIFWKQKSRAHWLEDGDRNTKFFHSIAAGNSKRSIIHSIKRADGTTLSNIPDIKAEAIAHFQLLLQEDDNPRFGDFLDPIPHKVIAQDNTFLMADPSYEELLEAVKAIPLDGATTPDEFTTAFFQSCWPIIRHDLLLVAKYFIGRAALPRALMASLIYLIPKISAPASFSDFHHISLCNYLSMAESCILVQETFRDINKKVRGGNLLIKLYMEKAYDRLNWKSLREVLKQFGFHNNWIFLVKRCWSECWFSVLINGEVADFFHSYRGLR; this is translated from the exons ATGTGGTGCTCCCACAATGGCTTTCAAGATCTGATCCAACATGTTTGGTCAGTGCCCACGGTGGGGAACCCAATCCAAATTATCATCGCAAAACGAAAGGCGGTTAAGCAAGCTCTCAAACAGTGGAACAAGAACATATTCGGCAACATCTTCACCCAAATCCAATCGACTGTGTTGGACCTCAACCGCTCTGAAGCAACAGCTCTTGATGCCCCATCCCTAGCAGCCAAGCAGGACATTCAGAAACTCTGGGATTCCTTCTCTTGCATGGAAAGCTACGAAGAAATATTCTGGAAGCAAAAATCACGGGCCCATTGGCTGGAAGATGGGGACCGCAACACAAAATTCTTCCACTCTATTGCGGCTGGAAATTCTAAAAGATCAATAATCCATTCGATCAAGCGAGCCGATGGCACTACACTTTCCAACATCCCTGATATCAAAGCAGAGGCAATCGCCCACTTTCAGCTCCTTCTGCAGGAGGACGATAACCCGCGCTTTGGTGACTTCCTGGACCCTATCCCGCACAAGGTGATAGCCCAAGATAACACCTTCCTGATGGCGGATCCTTCCTATGAAGAGTTGTTGGAAGCCGTCAAAGCCATCCCTCTGGATGGTGCAACTACCCCAGACGAATTCACTACAGCCTTCTTCCAGTCGTGTTGGCCCATAATACGTCACGACCTCCTTTTGGTGGCAAAATATTTCATCGGCAGAGCTGCTCTTCCTCGTGCCCTCATGGCATCGCTGATCTACCTCATTCCCAAGATAAGTGCTCCGGCttctttctcagattttcatcatattAGTCTGTGCAATTACTT ATCCATGGCAGAAAGTTGCATCTTGGTGCAAGAAACTTTCCGAGATATCAACAAGAAAGTCAGGGGAGGGAACTTGCTCATCAAATTATACATGGAAAAGGCCTACGATAGGCTTAATTGGAAATCTCTAAGAGAGGTCCTTAAGCAGTTCGGCTTCCACAACAACTGGATTTTTCTAGTTAAGAGGTGTTGGTCTGAATGCTGGTTTTCAGTTCTCATAAATGGTGAGGTTGCTGACTTCTTCCATTCCTATAGAGGCCTGAGATAG